The Oculatellaceae cyanobacterium genome contains a region encoding:
- a CDS encoding ABC transporter substrate-binding protein produces the protein MIAIISQIWRRWLALLLAMTFAIALNGCNQLELKTDAAQVSQIVISVLSDPKTFNYPLNQEASNVFGLTYEGLITENGFGEIEPALAEAWEISDDKQRIVFTLHPGLKWSDGAPLTADDVIFTYNDIYLNEAIPTDARDILRIGESRALPTVRKLDELRIEFTTPEPFAPFLRTVSLPILPAHALQESVKTKDQNGKPKFLTTWGINTPPEQIIANGAYRLEGYATNQRVIFRRNPYYWRKDAQGNEQPYIERVISQIVESTDTSLLQFRSGGLDAVVVQPDYFSLLKHEEKRGKFTIYNGGAAAGTNFISFNLNQGSRNGKPLVDPIKSRWFNQVEFRQAVAYAIDRQRMVNNTFRGLGTLQNSPISVQSPYYLSPKEGLKVYGYNLEKARKLLVDAGFKYNSRNELLDADGNRVRFTLITNAGNKIREALGSQVKQDLSKIGIQVDFNPIAFGVLVDKLSSTLEWESYLLGLTGGVEPNDGANVWSPEGGLHSFNQKPQPGQPQIEGRKVYPWEEEIGNLYIQGARELDEAKRKEIYAKTQQITQDNLPVIYLINSLATSAVRDRIQGIKYSALGGALWNIHELKLSEE, from the coding sequence ATGATTGCTATCATTTCTCAAATTTGGCGACGTTGGTTAGCTTTGTTGCTGGCTATGACGTTTGCGATCGCACTTAATGGCTGCAACCAGCTTGAATTAAAAACAGATGCTGCACAAGTCTCTCAAATCGTTATCAGCGTTCTCAGCGATCCCAAAACCTTTAATTACCCTCTTAATCAAGAAGCATCAAATGTTTTTGGTCTTACTTATGAAGGGTTAATTACTGAAAATGGATTTGGAGAAATTGAACCTGCTTTGGCTGAAGCTTGGGAAATATCTGATGACAAGCAGCGAATTGTTTTTACCCTACACCCAGGTTTGAAGTGGTCAGATGGCGCACCATTAACCGCAGATGATGTTATTTTTACCTACAATGACATCTACTTAAACGAAGCAATTCCTACTGATGCTAGAGACATTCTTCGGATAGGGGAAAGTAGAGCATTACCTACTGTGCGTAAACTAGATGAACTGCGAATTGAATTTACTACTCCCGAACCTTTTGCACCGTTCCTCCGTACTGTAAGCTTGCCAATTTTACCTGCTCATGCTCTACAAGAATCTGTAAAAACTAAAGACCAAAATGGCAAGCCTAAATTTCTTACTACTTGGGGAATTAATACACCACCAGAGCAAATTATCGCTAATGGTGCTTATCGCTTAGAAGGTTACGCTACTAATCAGAGGGTAATCTTCCGGCGTAATCCTTATTATTGGCGTAAAGATGCTCAAGGCAACGAGCAACCTTATATTGAGCGCGTAATTTCACAAATTGTAGAATCTACTGATACATCTTTATTACAGTTTCGATCTGGGGGATTAGATGCTGTTGTTGTGCAACCAGATTATTTTTCTTTATTAAAACATGAAGAAAAACGTGGTAAATTTACAATTTACAATGGCGGAGCGGCAGCAGGGACAAACTTTATTTCCTTTAATCTCAATCAAGGTAGTAGGAATGGCAAGCCTTTAGTTGATCCAATTAAATCTCGCTGGTTTAATCAAGTTGAGTTTAGACAAGCTGTTGCTTATGCCATTGATCGTCAACGGATGGTTAATAATACTTTTCGTGGGTTAGGTACACTACAAAATTCACCCATTTCTGTACAAAGTCCTTACTATCTCTCACCAAAGGAAGGTTTAAAAGTTTACGGTTATAATCTAGAAAAAGCTAGGAAATTACTTGTAGATGCAGGATTTAAATATAATAGTAGAAACGAACTACTAGATGCTGATGGCAACCGTGTACGCTTCACTTTAATCACAAATGCAGGTAATAAAATAAGGGAAGCTTTGGGTTCACAAGTTAAACAAGACCTCAGCAAGATTGGCATTCAAGTAGACTTTAATCCCATTGCTTTTGGTGTGTTGGTAGATAAACTTAGCAGTACCCTTGAGTGGGAATCTTATCTCCTGGGTTTAACTGGTGGTGTAGAACCCAATGATGGAGCTAATGTTTGGTCTCCTGAAGGCGGTTTACATAGCTTTAATCAAAAACCACAACCAGGGCAACCTCAAATTGAAGGTCGAAAAGTTTATCCTTGGGAAGAAGAAATAGGTAATCTTTACATTCAAGGCGCACGGGAGTTAGACGAAGCGAAGCGTAAAGAAATTTATGCTAAAACTCAGCAGATTACCCAAGATAATCTACCAGTAATTTATTTAATTAACTCGCTGGCTACTTCTGCGGTGCGCGATCGCATTCAAGGTATAAAATACTCTGCACTAGGAGGAGCATTGTGGAATATTCACGAACTGAAATTAAGTGAGGAGTGA
- a CDS encoding transposase: protein MNEKFKGKYRVESTRLQNRDYAANGWYFVTICTRDRTCFFGEIINSEIHHSEIGQIAQKFWADIPNHFEHTYIDAYVIMPNHIHGIVVIDRPQNVETRNYALRAGFANASLHQLETPTDQSHKFAPLKPGSLQAIIHAYKSSVTRWCKKNNQEHFAWQPRFYDHIIRADGSLDKIREYIVNNPIKWELDKNNPANLWM from the coding sequence ATGAATGAAAAATTCAAAGGCAAATATCGGGTTGAATCTACACGCCTGCAAAATCGAGATTATGCTGCTAATGGTTGGTATTTTGTCACAATTTGTACACGCGATCGCACCTGTTTTTTCGGCGAAATTATCAACAGTGAAATACATCATTCAGAAATTGGACAAATAGCACAGAAATTTTGGGCAGACATTCCCAATCATTTTGAACATACCTACATAGATGCCTATGTAATCATGCCCAATCACATACATGGAATCGTAGTAATTGACCGCCCCCAAAATGTAGAGACGCGAAATTATGCGCTACGCGCAGGCTTCGCCAACGCGTCTCTACACCAATTAGAAACACCAACCGATCAATCCCATAAATTTGCACCATTAAAACCTGGATCATTACAGGCAATTATCCACGCCTACAAATCATCAGTAACCCGTTGGTGCAAAAAGAACAATCAGGAACATTTTGCTTGGCAACCAAGATTTTATGACCATATCATTCGTGCTGATGGTTCTTTAGATAAAATTAGAGAATATATTGTTAATAATCCAATTAAATGGGAATTAGATAAAAATAATCCAGCTAATTTATGGATGTAA
- the trmD gene encoding tRNA (guanosine(37)-N1)-methyltransferase TrmD — MPINDRLRIDVISLFPDFFSSPLNSGLLGKALAKQIAEVHLVNPRDFTTDKHRRVDDEPYGGGVGMLIKPEPVFAAVESLPILPRRDVLLMTPQGEPLKQPLLRELATYDQLVIICGHYEGVDERVLNLVTREVSLGDFVLTCGEIPALALINGVIRLLPGTVGKEESLKAESFEAGLLDYPQYTRPAKFRDWEVPQVLRSGNHAEIARWRHEQQIQKTRLRRPDIYADWLEDSGSQSNNLEN; from the coding sequence GTGCCTATTAACGATCGCTTGCGAATAGATGTCATCAGCCTATTTCCTGATTTTTTCAGTTCTCCCCTGAATTCGGGGCTATTAGGTAAGGCTTTAGCTAAACAAATTGCCGAAGTTCATCTGGTTAACCCCCGCGACTTTACCACCGATAAACATCGGCGCGTCGATGATGAACCTTACGGCGGCGGTGTCGGGATGTTGATCAAACCAGAGCCAGTTTTTGCTGCGGTGGAGTCCTTGCCGATTTTACCTAGACGGGATGTGCTTTTAATGACACCCCAAGGGGAACCACTAAAGCAGCCGTTATTGCGAGAATTAGCTACATATGACCAGTTAGTGATCATTTGTGGACATTATGAGGGGGTAGATGAGCGAGTACTAAATTTGGTAACTCGCGAGGTGTCTTTAGGTGATTTTGTATTGACTTGTGGTGAAATTCCCGCACTAGCGTTGATTAACGGAGTGATCCGCCTTTTACCAGGAACAGTAGGCAAAGAAGAGTCACTTAAAGCAGAAAGTTTTGAGGCTGGTTTATTAGATTATCCTCAGTACACCCGCCCTGCTAAATTTCGCGATTGGGAAGTTCCACAAGTACTGAGATCAGGGAATCATGCCGAAATTGCTCGTTGGCGGCACGAACAACAAATTCAAAAAACCCGCTTACGCCGTCCAGATATTTATGCTGATTGGTTGGAGGATTCTGGGTCGCAATCAAATAATTTAGAGAATTAA
- the tnpB gene encoding IS200/IS605 family element RNA-guided endonuclease TnpB, which translates to MANKGYKFRLYPTLEQEKYLAKCFGCSRFLYNHFLRLITDTYAESKKHLKYTDTAKLLTLLKRDEQYSWLTEVNSQSLQQTLKDLESAFIRFFKKLGSFPVFKKKRNRQSFRIPQHWSITYDGMLKLPKMQPIKMVQHREMGGVPSSVTISKTPTGKYYASILVEYDQKEAPLNGGHVGVDLGLKDFLITSEGKKYSNPRFYKRALKRLKRLHRSLSRKAKGSNNRNKQRLLVAKAHEKVANQRLDMQHKLSLQLTCKNQVVAVEDLHIKGMVKNRKLAQAINDASWGQFLTMLEYKGELSGCEIRKLDRFFPSSKRCSNCGYIYNDLTLSIREWACPECGTHHDRDVNAATNILIFSDPQIRQGLSESTPKEPGERQGHQGGYSLGLGNS; encoded by the coding sequence ATGGCAAACAAAGGCTATAAATTTCGACTGTACCCAACACTTGAGCAAGAGAAGTATCTCGCTAAGTGCTTTGGGTGCAGTCGTTTTTTGTATAACCATTTTTTGCGATTAATTACTGATACTTACGCTGAATCCAAAAAGCATCTGAAGTATACTGACACAGCTAAACTACTTACTCTCTTAAAGAGGGATGAGCAGTACTCCTGGTTAACAGAAGTTAATAGCCAATCCCTACAACAGACGCTTAAAGATTTAGAGTCAGCATTTATACGTTTTTTCAAGAAACTAGGAAGTTTCCCCGTATTTAAGAAAAAGCGTAATCGCCAATCATTTCGCATCCCGCAGCACTGGAGTATTACTTATGATGGAATGTTGAAACTTCCTAAGATGCAGCCTATTAAGATGGTGCAGCACAGGGAGATGGGAGGAGTACCTAGTAGCGTCACTATCAGTAAAACGCCTACAGGTAAATACTACGCCTCTATTTTGGTGGAGTATGACCAAAAAGAAGCCCCTTTAAATGGCGGTCATGTTGGTGTTGACTTGGGATTAAAAGATTTTTTGATCACAAGTGAGGGGAAAAAATATTCCAATCCCAGATTCTACAAACGTGCCTTAAAGCGTTTGAAGCGATTGCATCGCTCTTTGTCTCGCAAGGCTAAGGGGTCAAACAATCGTAACAAGCAAAGATTACTTGTAGCTAAGGCGCACGAAAAAGTAGCTAACCAGCGCCTAGATATGCAACATAAACTCTCTTTGCAGTTAACGTGCAAGAACCAAGTTGTAGCTGTAGAGGATTTGCATATCAAGGGAATGGTGAAAAATCGCAAATTAGCACAAGCCATTAATGATGCTAGTTGGGGTCAATTCTTGACAATGTTGGAATACAAAGGGGAACTCTCTGGTTGCGAAATTCGCAAGTTAGATAGGTTTTTCCCTAGTTCTAAGCGTTGTTCAAACTGTGGGTATATCTACAATGACTTGACCCTGAGCATTAGAGAGTGGGCTTGTCCAGAATGCGGCACTCACCACGATAGAGATGTGAACGCCGCGACTAATATTCTGATATTTTCAGATCCACAAATACGGCAGGGATTGTCGGAATCAACGCCCAAAGAGCCTGGTGAAAGACAGGGACACCAAGGGGGTTACTCCTTGGGCTTGGGAAACTCCTAG
- the ispF gene encoding 2-C-methyl-D-erythritol 2,4-cyclodiphosphate synthase, which yields MANIRIGNGYDIHQLANNRRLILGGVEIHHELGLLGHSDADVLTHAIMDAMLGALSLGDIGHYFPPTDPTWAGADSLVLLSQVNQLVQEQGWRIGNIDSVVVAERPKLKPHIAAMRDRISSVLQVQPNQVGIKATTNEKLGPVGREEGIAAYAVVLLVADS from the coding sequence ATGGCTAATATTCGTATTGGTAACGGTTATGATATCCACCAATTAGCTAATAATCGTCGCCTGATTTTAGGCGGTGTAGAAATTCACCATGAACTCGGTTTGTTGGGGCATAGTGACGCTGATGTTCTTACCCACGCAATTATGGATGCGATGTTAGGGGCGCTAAGTTTAGGAGATATTGGTCATTATTTTCCCCCAACTGATCCGACTTGGGCAGGGGCAGATAGTTTAGTATTACTGTCGCAAGTTAACCAGCTAGTGCAGGAGCAAGGCTGGCGAATTGGTAATATTGATTCTGTGGTAGTGGCAGAAAGACCAAAACTCAAGCCTCATATTGCAGCAATGCGCGATCGCATATCCAGTGTTTTACAAGTACAACCCAATCAAGTTGGTATCAAAGCTACCACTAACGAAAAGTTAGGCCCAGTCGGTAGAGAAGAAGGTATAGCTGCTTATGCTGTTGTGCTGCTAGTCGCTGATAGCTAA
- a CDS encoding lipid-A-disaccharide synthase, producing MQAVDILILSNGPGELATWVRPVVKALRQQLGNERAQIRISVVLSPCPNASGKEVAIAQSYPEVDRAQGAEHFLAFLLSGKTAENWDWRDRGVVLFLGGDQFFSVVIGKRLGYRTVIYAEWEARWYRFVDRFGVMKPEVVARVPQKYTHKFNVVGDLMADVGAGDWGVVTQENISNSQLPEIIGLLPGSKAAKLAQGVPLCLAIAEHIHAVRPQTKFVIPVAPTLDLPTLARFADPQQNSVIKLVNGATAKLIIPNSNSSEKPYLKTSTGLQLELWTDFPAYDLLFQCCLCLTTVGANTAELGSLAVPMIVLLPTQQIEAMRAWDGLPGLLVNLPGVGTPLAKIINQIILQYLPGKNFAWPNIWAKEQIVPELLGKLQPQEVAEFALDLLNHPEKLAEMRSRLRQVRGETGASQKLANIVAEEVLNLQSISNH from the coding sequence ATGCAAGCAGTTGATATTTTGATTCTCTCAAATGGCCCTGGAGAGTTAGCGACTTGGGTACGACCTGTAGTTAAAGCTTTGCGGCAACAGTTGGGAAATGAACGAGCGCAGATACGTATTTCAGTAGTTTTGTCACCTTGTCCAAATGCTAGTGGTAAAGAAGTAGCGATCGCACAAAGTTATCCAGAAGTAGATCGAGCGCAAGGGGCAGAACATTTTTTAGCGTTTTTATTGTCGGGTAAGACCGCAGAAAATTGGGACTGGCGCGATCGCGGAGTAGTTTTATTTTTAGGTGGCGATCAATTCTTTTCTGTTGTGATTGGTAAGCGTCTTGGTTATCGCACTGTGATTTATGCAGAATGGGAGGCACGTTGGTATCGCTTTGTTGATCGCTTTGGAGTGATGAAACCGGAAGTTGTAGCGCGTGTCCCCCAAAAATATACCCATAAGTTTAATGTTGTGGGGGATTTGATGGCAGATGTAGGTGCTGGTGACTGGGGAGTAGTGACACAGGAAAATATAAGCAATTCCCAATTACCAGAAATAATTGGATTGTTGCCTGGGTCTAAAGCCGCAAAGTTGGCTCAGGGTGTGCCTTTGTGTTTGGCGATCGCAGAACATATCCACGCTGTTAGACCCCAAACTAAGTTTGTAATTCCTGTTGCACCAACTTTAGATTTACCAACCTTGGCACGGTTTGCTGATCCTCAACAAAATTCTGTAATTAAATTAGTAAATGGGGCGACAGCAAAATTAATTATTCCTAACAGTAATAGCAGTGAAAAACCGTATTTAAAAACCTCTACTGGTTTGCAACTAGAACTATGGACAGATTTTCCTGCTTATGATTTATTATTTCAATGTTGCCTTTGCTTAACTACAGTTGGAGCTAATACGGCTGAATTAGGCTCTTTAGCTGTACCAATGATTGTATTATTACCTACCCAACAAATAGAGGCGATGCGTGCTTGGGATGGTTTACCAGGCTTGTTAGTGAATTTACCAGGGGTAGGAACACCTTTAGCAAAAATAATTAACCAGATAATTTTACAGTACTTACCAGGTAAAAACTTTGCATGGCCCAATATTTGGGCTAAAGAACAAATAGTTCCTGAATTATTGGGAAAACTACAACCTCAAGAAGTTGCAGAATTTGCTTTGGACTTGCTTAACCATCCAGAAAAACTAGCAGAAATGCGATCGCGCTTACGTCAAGTTAGAGGTGAAACAGGAGCATCACAAAAGTTAGCTAACATTGTCGCTGAAGAAGTTTTAAACTTGCAATCAATCTCAAATCATTAA
- a CDS encoding 4-Cys prefix domain-containing protein yields MLYCLNPDCSNPINPDGNNFCQSCRTGLVPLLRDRYRIISLLGSGGFGRTFLAEDTDTPSKRRCVIKQLKPIANNPQIYQIVQERFQREAAILEELGEDKQQIPR; encoded by the coding sequence ATGCTTTACTGCCTAAATCCTGATTGCAGTAATCCCATTAACCCTGATGGGAACAATTTCTGTCAAAGTTGCAGGACTGGTTTAGTACCTCTATTACGCGATCGCTATCGTATTATATCTCTTTTAGGCAGTGGTGGATTTGGTCGCACCTTTCTTGCAGAAGATACGGATACGCCTTCCAAACGTCGATGCGTGATTAAGCAACTTAAACCCATTGCTAATAATCCCCAAATTTATCAGATTGTGCAAGAAAGGTTTCAACGGGAAGCAGCAATTTTAGAAGAATTGGGAGAGGATAAACAACAGATTCCTCGGTAG
- a CDS encoding magnesium chelatase subunit H has protein sequence MFTHVKSTIRHITPDDIRGRSLLKVVYVVLEPQYQSALSAAVRSINKNHPQMAIEISGYLLEELRDPENYEDLKRDVEKANIFIASLIFIEDLAEKVVAAVEPHRDRLDVAVVFPSMPEVMRLNKMGSFSMAQLGQSKSAIAQFMRKRKEKSGAGFQDGMLKLLQTLPKVLKYLPMDKAQDARNFMLSFQYWLGGSSENLENFLLMLADKYVFKGGEMRNFAALQYNEPVTYPDMGIWHPLAPQMYEDAKEYFNWYNSRKDIPEDLKDPLAPCIGLVLQRTHLVTGDDAHYVAIVQEMEAMGARVIPVFAGGLDFSKPIDAYFYDPVSKGQNAIVDTVVSLTGFALVGGPARQDHPKAIDSLKRLNRPYMVALPLVFQTTEEWQESDLGLHPIQVALQIAIPELDGAIEPIILSGRDGATGKAIALQDRIESVAQRALKWATLRRKPKLDKKIAITVFSFPPDKGNVGTAAYLDVFGSIYEAMQALQHNGYDVQNLPASSKELMEQVIHDAQAQYSSPELNVAYRMSVPEYEELTPYSQRLEENWGPPPGNLNSDGQNLLVYGKHFGNVFIGVQPTFGYEGDPMRLLFSRSASPHHGFAAYYTYLERIWKADAVLHFGTHGSLEFMPGKQMGMSGECYPDNLIGSIPNLYYYAANNPSEATIAKRRSYATTISYLTPPAENAGLYKGLKELSELIASYQTLKDTGRGIPIVNTIMDKCRIVNLDKDINLPETDAKDMDAEERDTIVGNVYRKLMEIESRLLPCGLHVIGKPPTAEEAIATLVNIANLDREEENILSLSRIIANSLGRNIDEVYQGSDRGVLEDVQLLQDITLACRAAVAALVKEKTDADGRVSLVSKLNFFNMGKKEPWIEALHQAGYPKVDPEAIKPLFEYLEFCLKQVCADNELGALLRGLEGEYILPGPGGDPIRNPDVLPTGKNMHALDPQSIPTEAAIKSAKVVVDRLLARQKLDNGGNWPETIACVLWGTDNIKTYGESLAQIMWMIGVKPVPDALGRVNKLHLIPLEELGRPRIDVVINCSGVFRDLFINQMNLLDQGVKMAAEADEPLEMNFIRKHALQQAEEMGINLRQAATRVFSNASGSYSSNINLAVENSSWESESELQEMYLNRKSFAFSADNPGMMGESRKIFESALKTADATFQNLDSSEISLTDVSHYFDSDPTKIVETLRGDGKKPASYIADTTTANAQVRTLSETVRLDARTKLLNPKWYEGMLSHGYEGVRELSKRLVNTMGWSATAGAVDNWVYEDANSTFIKDEEMCKRLMNLNPNSFRKMVSTLLEVNGRGYWETSEENLDRLRELYQEVEDRIEGIE, from the coding sequence ATGTTCACTCACGTCAAGTCCACCATTCGCCACATAACCCCAGATGACATCAGGGGGAGATCGTTACTTAAGGTGGTCTATGTCGTGCTAGAGCCGCAGTACCAGAGCGCCCTCTCAGCCGCCGTTCGCTCAATTAATAAGAACCACCCACAGATGGCTATTGAAATTAGTGGCTATCTGCTAGAAGAACTTAGAGATCCTGAAAATTATGAAGATTTAAAGCGGGATGTAGAAAAAGCCAATATATTCATAGCTTCACTAATTTTTATTGAAGACTTAGCTGAAAAAGTTGTAGCAGCAGTAGAACCCCACCGCGATCGCCTCGATGTTGCAGTCGTCTTCCCCTCTATGCCAGAGGTGATGCGCCTCAACAAGATGGGCAGCTTCTCGATGGCACAATTAGGTCAATCTAAGAGTGCGATCGCCCAATTCATGCGGAAGCGCAAGGAAAAATCGGGTGCTGGCTTCCAAGACGGAATGTTGAAGCTATTGCAAACCCTGCCTAAAGTCCTGAAATATCTACCAATGGATAAAGCGCAGGATGCGAGAAACTTCATGCTAAGTTTCCAATATTGGCTGGGTGGTTCCTCTGAAAACTTAGAAAACTTCCTGCTGATGCTGGCAGATAAATATGTTTTCAAAGGTGGAGAGATGCGAAATTTCGCGGCTCTACAATACAATGAACCTGTAACTTACCCAGATATGGGCATCTGGCATCCCTTAGCGCCTCAAATGTATGAGGATGCTAAAGAATACTTCAACTGGTATAACAGCCGCAAAGATATACCAGAAGATTTAAAAGATCCTCTAGCGCCTTGCATTGGTTTAGTTTTGCAACGCACCCACCTAGTTACAGGTGATGATGCCCACTATGTGGCAATCGTGCAGGAAATGGAAGCAATGGGCGCACGGGTAATACCTGTGTTTGCAGGTGGTTTAGACTTCTCGAAACCAATTGATGCTTATTTCTACGATCCAGTTTCTAAAGGACAAAACGCTATTGTAGATACAGTTGTATCTTTAACTGGATTTGCCTTAGTAGGTGGCCCTGCTAGACAAGATCATCCGAAAGCAATTGATTCTTTAAAACGCTTAAATCGTCCTTACATGGTTGCCCTTCCTTTGGTATTCCAAACTACGGAAGAATGGCAGGAGAGTGATTTAGGATTGCACCCAATTCAAGTAGCATTACAAATTGCGATTCCTGAATTAGATGGGGCAATTGAGCCGATTATTTTATCTGGAAGAGATGGCGCTACTGGAAAAGCGATCGCACTTCAAGACCGGATCGAATCTGTCGCTCAACGCGCCTTAAAATGGGCAACACTGCGCCGGAAACCAAAATTAGATAAAAAAATTGCCATTACCGTTTTTAGCTTCCCGCCAGATAAAGGTAACGTTGGTACTGCTGCTTATTTAGATGTATTCGGTTCCATCTATGAAGCAATGCAAGCATTGCAACACAACGGCTATGACGTGCAAAACTTACCCGCGTCATCCAAAGAATTGATGGAACAAGTCATCCATGACGCGCAAGCACAATATAGCAGCCCAGAACTCAACGTAGCTTATAGAATGTCAGTACCAGAATATGAAGAACTGACACCTTATTCGCAGCGTTTAGAAGAAAACTGGGGGCCACCACCTGGAAATCTCAACAGCGATGGACAAAATCTGCTAGTTTATGGTAAGCATTTCGGTAACGTCTTTATCGGAGTTCAGCCTACATTTGGTTATGAAGGCGACCCGATGCGGTTGTTATTCTCTCGTTCCGCAAGTCCTCATCACGGTTTTGCAGCTTACTACACATATTTAGAAAGAATTTGGAAAGCCGATGCTGTACTACACTTCGGTACACACGGTTCTTTGGAATTTATGCCTGGTAAGCAAATGGGGATGTCTGGAGAATGTTATCCAGATAACTTAATTGGTTCAATTCCGAATCTTTATTACTACGCAGCAAATAACCCCAGCGAAGCGACAATTGCTAAACGTCGCAGTTATGCAACAACCATTTCCTATTTAACCCCACCTGCTGAAAATGCTGGATTGTACAAAGGGTTAAAAGAATTAAGCGAGTTAATTGCTTCTTATCAAACATTGAAAGATACCGGACGAGGTATCCCAATTGTTAACACCATCATGGATAAGTGTCGGATAGTGAATCTGGATAAGGATATTAACCTGCCAGAAACCGACGCGAAGGATATGGATGCTGAGGAACGGGATACTATTGTTGGCAATGTGTACCGCAAGTTGATGGAGATTGAATCGCGGTTGTTGCCTTGTGGGTTGCACGTAATTGGTAAACCGCCAACTGCTGAGGAAGCGATCGCAACTCTGGTTAATATTGCTAATCTGGATCGAGAAGAAGAAAATATTCTCAGCCTTTCCCGCATCATCGCCAATAGTTTAGGGCGTAATATTGACGAAGTATATCAAGGAAGCGATCGAGGTGTATTAGAAGATGTCCAACTTCTGCAAGACATCACCCTCGCTTGTCGCGCTGCTGTTGCTGCTTTAGTCAAAGAAAAAACCGATGCTGATGGGCGCGTTTCTTTAGTTTCCAAGTTGAACTTTTTCAACATGGGTAAAAAGGAACCTTGGATTGAAGCATTGCACCAAGCAGGTTATCCCAAAGTTGACCCAGAAGCGATTAAACCGCTATTTGAATATCTGGAATTTTGCCTCAAGCAAGTTTGTGCAGATAACGAACTTGGCGCATTACTGCGAGGTTTAGAAGGCGAATATATTCTACCAGGGCCAGGTGGCGACCCCATCCGTAACCCTGATGTCTTACCTACAGGTAAGAATATGCACGCCCTCGACCCCCAATCTATCCCCACCGAAGCAGCCATTAAATCCGCCAAAGTAGTTGTAGACCGACTATTAGCGCGTCAAAAACTGGATAATGGCGGCAACTGGCCTGAAACCATCGCCTGCGTACTTTGGGGAACCGACAACATCAAAACTTATGGTGAATCTCTTGCCCAAATCATGTGGATGATTGGTGTAAAACCAGTACCAGACGCATTAGGACGGGTGAATAAATTACACCTAATTCCGTTAGAAGAATTAGGTCGTCCTCGGATTGATGTTGTAATTAACTGTTCAGGTGTATTCCGCGACTTGTTCATCAACCAAATGAACTTGCTTGACCAAGGCGTAAAAATGGCAGCAGAAGCAGATGAACCTTTAGAAATGAACTTCATCCGCAAACACGCATTGCAACAAGCAGAAGAAATGGGTATTAACCTGCGTCAAGCTGCAACTCGCGTTTTTTCTAATGCTTCCGGTTCTTATTCTTCTAACATCAACCTAGCAGTAGAAAACAGCAGTTGGGAAAGCGAATCTGAGTTACAAGAAATGTACTTAAATCGCAAATCCTTTGCCTTTAGTGCAGATAATCCAGGGATGATGGGAGAATCGCGGAAGATTTTTGAATCAGCATTAAAAACTGCTGATGCCACATTCCAAAACTTAGACTCATCCGAAATTAGCTTAACCGACGTTAGCCACTATTTCGATTCTGACCCCACAAAAATTGTTGAAACTTTACGGGGTGACGGTAAAAAACCAGCATCTTATATTGCTGACACTACTACCGCAAATGCTCAAGTTCGTACCTTATCAGAAACCGTGCGTTTAGATGCTCGTACCAAGTTACTTAATCCCAAGTGGTACGAAGGAATGCTAAGCCACGGTTATGAAGGTGTGCGCGAGCTTTCCAAACGTTTAGTTAATACTATGGGTTGGAGTGCAACTGCTGGCGCTGTTGATAATTGGGTGTATGAAGATGCTAATAGCACCTTTATCAAAGATGAGGAAATGTGTAAGCGGTTGATGAATCTCAATCCCAATTCTTTCCGCAAGATGGTATCAACTTTGTTGGAAGTAAATGGACGGGGTTATTGGGAGACTAGCGAGGAGAATTTAGATCGTTTACGCGAGTTGTATCAAGAGGTAGAGGATCGGATTGAAGGAATTGAGTAA